The following proteins are co-located in the Desulfovibrio intestinalis genome:
- a CDS encoding DeoR/GlpR family DNA-binding transcription regulator, which produces MLPVERRKKMARLIKNRGALNSRELAETLGISVMTVRRDLKVLEEQNQLEITWGGAVPVGFEAHDIPRSHKAASMQEAKVAIAHAACDFIVEGDFIGLDAGTTTLELARLLPTLPFKHLSVVTPDLEIAMLLSGNAHIEVFLAGGRVDPISRACNDTDSVAYLRRVRTTVAFVGINVWGEQHGVTTSSSEKMNRKIQLMDSTDKSILLVDSSKYGKFSPWRVAGVEQFYRIITDTGLSEDARKNLEANGARLLYAGIE; this is translated from the coding sequence ATGCTGCCTGTTGAACGCCGAAAAAAGATGGCCCGCCTGATTAAGAACAGGGGCGCTCTTAATAGCCGTGAACTTGCGGAAACATTGGGTATTTCCGTTATGACAGTACGCCGTGACCTTAAGGTGCTGGAAGAACAGAATCAGCTTGAAATCACCTGGGGCGGCGCAGTTCCTGTTGGGTTTGAGGCGCATGACATCCCCCGGTCCCACAAAGCTGCCAGTATGCAAGAGGCAAAGGTCGCCATAGCGCACGCCGCATGCGATTTTATTGTGGAGGGTGACTTCATTGGCCTGGACGCGGGCACGACTACCCTTGAGCTGGCGCGGTTGTTGCCCACATTGCCTTTCAAGCATCTTTCGGTTGTTACTCCCGATCTGGAAATTGCTATGCTTCTTTCAGGCAACGCCCACATAGAGGTGTTTCTTGCCGGGGGGAGGGTAGACCCCATCAGCCGGGCCTGCAACGATACCGACTCTGTGGCTTACTTGCGCCGTGTTCGCACGACAGTGGCCTTTGTAGGCATCAATGTGTGGGGTGAGCAGCACGGAGTGACCACCAGTTCTTCGGAAAAAATGAATCGGAAGATTCAGCTTATGGATAGCACTGACAAGAGCATTCTTCTGGTTGATTCATCAAAATACGGAAAGTTCAGCCCCTGGCGAGTGGCCGGAGTTGAGCAGTTTTATCGCATTATTACAGATACCGGGCTCAGTGAAGATGCCCGGAAAAATCTGGAAGCCAACGGCGCTCGGTTGCTTTATGCCGGAATTGAATAA
- a CDS encoding four-carbon acid sugar kinase family protein, with amino-acid sequence MNIAVIADDFTGANANGALLTAKGFSSATCLGLDKWDPQYFEAFTAVSLNAESRLLSRQKAWDAVYAAVKMFCAEKPALISKRVDSTLRGNVGAEIEAAVKAMDDSYGHEESLAVLVPSYPSSGRICVGGYQIVHGVPLERSPIAQDAATPVKDTSVLKIFAEQSTMKCGFVPLEKILGGPAAVRQAIEDLRAEGCRVVVCDAVADEDITTIAQSLADAPYPLVSVDPGPFTAELAAVRVQAPRSQFENRVFLAVGSTSELTRVQMEALRLAHPCHLVPMNVSKILTGKDEAASECARVLDVVCTPPAGTTVLGVCTAANKEDVFSLDEMSKKMNLTHSEISQRINEAIANVTDEVLRREVLRIGGLYTSGGEVTVSVIRTLKAGGFTVRDQVLPLAVYGHIIGGVQADLPMITKGGFVGDKNSLVECVEYLFTKISTRKRPS; translated from the coding sequence ATGAATATAGCTGTAATTGCTGACGATTTTACAGGTGCTAACGCCAACGGGGCGCTGCTCACGGCCAAGGGCTTTTCAAGTGCAACTTGCCTTGGACTGGATAAATGGGACCCCCAGTACTTCGAAGCGTTCACTGCGGTTTCGCTGAATGCCGAAAGCCGTCTACTTTCACGCCAAAAGGCATGGGACGCCGTTTACGCGGCGGTAAAAATGTTCTGTGCCGAAAAGCCAGCCCTGATTTCCAAGCGGGTGGACTCCACCTTGCGCGGTAATGTTGGGGCGGAAATTGAGGCTGCCGTCAAGGCTATGGACGATAGTTACGGTCATGAGGAATCCTTGGCCGTGCTGGTGCCGTCCTATCCGTCTTCTGGGCGTATTTGCGTGGGTGGGTATCAGATCGTGCATGGCGTGCCTCTGGAGCGTTCACCCATTGCCCAGGATGCGGCCACGCCCGTCAAAGACACTTCAGTTCTCAAGATTTTTGCCGAACAAAGCACAATGAAGTGCGGCTTTGTTCCTCTTGAAAAAATTCTTGGCGGACCAGCCGCTGTGCGGCAGGCCATTGAAGACCTGCGTGCCGAAGGCTGCCGCGTGGTAGTTTGCGACGCCGTGGCCGATGAAGATATTACAACCATCGCGCAATCTCTGGCCGACGCTCCGTACCCTCTGGTATCTGTTGACCCCGGCCCCTTCACAGCCGAGCTGGCTGCCGTTCGTGTGCAGGCTCCCCGGTCACAATTCGAAAACAGGGTATTCCTTGCCGTTGGCAGCACCAGCGAACTTACCCGCGTGCAAATGGAGGCTCTGCGTCTGGCGCATCCCTGCCATCTTGTGCCAATGAATGTCAGCAAGATTCTGACAGGAAAAGATGAGGCTGCCAGCGAGTGCGCCCGGGTGCTTGATGTTGTATGCACTCCGCCGGCAGGCACCACCGTGCTTGGCGTTTGCACGGCTGCCAACAAGGAAGACGTTTTTTCTCTGGATGAAATGTCGAAAAAGATGAACCTCACTCACTCAGAGATTTCGCAACGCATCAATGAGGCCATCGCAAACGTGACTGATGAGGTGTTGCGCCGAGAAGTTTTGCGCATTGGCGGCCTGTATACGTCGGGCGGCGAGGTTACGGTATCCGTTATCCGCACCTTGAAGGCGGGCGGATTCACAGTGCGCGACCAAGTGTTACCCCTGGCTGTGTATGGTCATATTATTGGCGGTGTTCAGGCCGATCTGCCAATGATTACCAAGGGTGGTTTTGTGGGCGACAAGAACAGCCTGGTGGAATGTGTGGAGTATCTCTTCACCAAGATTTCCACTCGCAAGCGCCCGTCCTAG
- the pdxA gene encoding 4-hydroxythreonine-4-phosphate dehydrogenase PdxA, translated as MKPLICAPMGDPAGVGPEILAASLVDPVVTDMARVLVVGNTEIMKRASAIMNVSPDFNEVDENLEGWREGAANILNMDNVDLAGFEYGKVQGHCGKAAFEYIKKSVEITMAGKADALATTPINKESLKAGGVPYIGHTEILGDLTGTKDPLTMFQVHSLRVFFLTRHLSLMDACRAVKKDRVLDYIARCSEAMRLLGIENPSIVVAGLNPHCGEHGLFGNEEDVEIVPAIEEAKKRGFNVHGPNPADSVFHFALKGAWDAVLSLYHDQGHIATKMVDFERTISLTLGMPILRTSVDHGTAFDIAGKGKASPVSMVEAIRLAALYAFNFKKANG; from the coding sequence ATGAAACCGTTGATTTGCGCTCCTATGGGCGATCCGGCTGGAGTTGGCCCGGAAATTCTGGCAGCGTCCCTGGTGGACCCTGTTGTCACTGATATGGCCCGCGTGCTTGTGGTGGGCAACACTGAAATCATGAAGCGCGCGTCTGCCATCATGAATGTCAGCCCCGACTTCAATGAAGTTGACGAAAACCTTGAAGGTTGGCGCGAAGGCGCAGCCAACATTCTTAACATGGACAATGTGGATCTGGCCGGGTTTGAGTACGGCAAGGTCCAGGGCCATTGCGGCAAAGCAGCTTTTGAGTACATTAAAAAGTCTGTGGAAATCACGATGGCTGGCAAGGCCGATGCTTTGGCCACCACACCCATTAACAAAGAATCCCTCAAGGCTGGCGGGGTGCCCTACATCGGGCATACTGAAATTCTTGGCGATCTCACAGGCACAAAAGACCCGCTTACCATGTTTCAGGTACACAGCCTGCGCGTGTTCTTTCTCACTCGGCATCTTTCGCTCATGGATGCCTGCCGGGCTGTGAAAAAAGACCGCGTGCTGGATTACATTGCCCGCTGTTCTGAAGCCATGCGCCTGCTGGGTATTGAAAATCCCAGTATTGTCGTAGCCGGGCTGAACCCCCACTGCGGCGAGCACGGCCTTTTCGGCAATGAGGAAGACGTTGAGATCGTTCCGGCCATTGAAGAAGCCAAAAAGCGCGGCTTCAATGTTCACGGGCCAAACCCGGCGGACTCGGTGTTCCACTTTGCTCTTAAAGGCGCGTGGGACGCTGTGCTTTCGCTGTATCACGACCAGGGGCACATCGCCACCAAGATGGTGGACTTTGAGCGTACTATTTCGCTTACCCTTGGTATGCCCATATTGCGCACCTCGGTTGACCACGGCACTGCCTTTGATATCGCCGGAAAGGGCAAGGCCAGTCCTGTGAGTATGGTTGAGGCTATTCGCCTGGCGGCGCTTTATGCATTCAATTTCAAAAAGGCCAATGGCTAA